gaagagttgttcccccgtcgagcaacacaacagcttgtcacaagatgtactgcacctgatgcatcagctgtacttatagggagttgttctcttccgtctatgcggcttggttgcgatgttttGGCGGTCTCTCCAtaggtaatcataacgaatttcgtgcaaaaatttatgtagaaaaaataagattacaatgtttaaccagcgaccagtctctgcggtaaactttagtagaacttgagaacttaagCAACAAGAGCGACTAAACAtttcgttatttgtgcgctcagtcagttttatttctatttttgtatcagtcagttttatttgttcttatggattttattttattttcaaattctAAGAACGTTTACAGCAAAGACTGGCCTTTTGTTAAAcgttgtaattttatttttttgtacatAAAATTCTTGCgcaaaatccgttatgattaccaatgaagcaaccgccataacatcgcagtcaagccgcatagacggaagagaacaactccctttcagtgcagctgatgcatcaggtgcaatatgccttgtgacaagctgttgtgttgctcgcccgctcgacgggggaacaactccgcaaaaacaacagtttgtcaagacaggctaatgcatcaggtgcagtacatcTTGTGAAAAACTGTTGTTgttcgcccgctcgacgggggacaactccgcaaaaacaacagtttgtcatgACAGGCTAACTAATCATGTGATGAATAGACTAAGTCTTGTCGAATAAACTGGATGTGCACTTAAAGCTTGCTGCCACTGTCAGGTCTTACCTTTGAATACAGATGAACTCTGCCAGCAGGTATGCCATTATTATTAGGAGATTCGGTTGATACGTGCACCTGTTCAACTGAGACCTCTCCTTCTCTGATCACTACTCCTTGCTCCATCATCAACCCTACATTTTCAAACAATACTTTTTTTTCTTTCCTTCCCAACAACCTAGAAAAGAACCGCCAAAGAGAGATAGgttaagttaaaaattaaaatattttatttaactgtTTAAATGAtgtactatataaatatacccCAACTCAACAATATTTTGGGATAAACCAAATCATAAAAATTAGGAGTTGTCACACCCAACTATCAAAAGCAACTACCATCTATCCAAAACGTCATGCACTCAAGTGATAATGTTAACAACAGCACCTGGGAAGTCTTGGACCAAAGAATAACATCAGCCAGTTTGTGTTACAGCTTCTTGTGAATGGGTTAACGCCAGCTTTGAATTTACCTGTAACCTATCCAAATGCAAAAGCTGTATGACGCTGTGAGCAAAGCTGATGGTAATGCAAGCACTGACGACCAGTGGACATGGTTAAAACCATTGGGTGGTACAGGAAATTTTTAAAGATTGTATAATTACCTGTTCATTAGTAGTACGTCCTTTGGAAATCAAGAACACGTGGAAACCGAGCAGACCGGTGACAGGGATTAGGAGCAGCACTACCAATATGACTAAAATAGTTCTGAGGTGAGCAAATTAAGGATAATTACCAAACATACCTGTTCTGTTTAGAACAGACCCACTTACCGCGGGTCAAACGATATAGAATATTTAGGTACTAGAGAACTGCACGGAATTTCATTTGAATCATGCTtacaaaagtaaataaaatCGCAATGTACTATCTTTCTATGCTTCTTAGCCGATTTGCATGCAGCCAGACTTGAAATGTCCAAATACCTGCGATCGATTTGCCCGACcataaataaaaattcataGCGCCATTGCTACTATAAGCTATCAACAATATGGCATCAACAGCAAAGCATCCGCCATTGCTAATATAAACTATCAACAATATGGCATCAACAGCAAAGCATCCGCAGGTTAATAGaaaataattcatttttataGAGAGGAAGCATCGTAAGTTATCACTTTGACAGACATACCAGTACacacataaaaaacattttcacaaaattGGGGAGTTTCTACTTGAAACTAAAAGGATACGTGATAATTGGTCCGGGCAGGTTATACGTTTTGCCATTGAGACTATGGTAGAGACAGAATGAGGAAAGGGCTAGAACGCTAAACATGTGCAGAGTCAAAGAGATGAGGAAGGTAAAGAAGTATCTGTAATTCCTTGAGCCGATGCAGTTATTCACCCAAGGACAATGATGGTCGAACCTCTACAATGGAAGGTGAGTTTTCTGAGTCAATTTACGATGTAGCCTTTTAGATGAAGCCACGTGAAAGCTGCTTGAGGATATCTTACAACTGCTGATactatgcatatacatgtatatatacaatcatatatagttatatatcaTATTCATGTGGGTCACATTTCTGCGTGTTGGTCAGAACAAGAGACTAAGAGAATGTCAGTTAGGTACTGCAAGACTGCAGAGACTTAGTTTAATGCAACTTGTGCTAGATATGAACTACATTATTCACCAATGTAATGAAAGCTGTTACTTCGACCTACACGTACAAACACTCAATTCACCAAAGCAAGGTCTATGGGATGAAAGAAACTAATCATAGAAAGCTATCGTAGGCGTCAATACTGATGGATGATCAGATGTGGCAGAGAATTTTTCAAAATACACGACTCAAGCTCCCCAAGGGTTATACAATCGGCATTAAAAATATAGTTGTTGCCCCCTTTAGTCACTATCGGATAAAAACGAAGTGCCCTCACCACAAATTAGCTTTCTGGACCTTCAAAACTGGCTAACTCGCATGATAAGCCTAACGCCATCATGATTTCAAAGCTAAACAACCAAAAAATAAATGCATTCATTAGCAACTGCTATGGAAAAACACCACGACATTTGCTAAGTGAATGCTTACATCTATGCAATAATCACAGACGCTGCAATGTGAACACCGCGGAGGTCTGTAAAAGAGGCAGGTTGTGCACCACTTCATGCGCACATTGACCCCATTTATGTCAACAGTTTTGTGCAAAGGAGCTCTTTGATCATCCACAGACTGATCTTCTGTAGCTACAAATATCCAAAAGAGAGCAAAGATCAAGGAAATGAAATACTACTCTATTAGAAAAGAAAGACGTATAGCGAGTATCTCTTGGCCAGTCCACATTGAACTTGAAAGGTGTGTCTGCAAAGTTACAGGTCCGTTTAAGAATTTAAGCAATCTAGCCCCAAAACCTGAAAATTGGGGCCAATAGGCAAATTCGCAACATATGAGGGAGTAGAGCTGAAGAATTATGGGTGTGAGCAAGTGGCAACTTGAGTTGGCCAAGCATCTAAATCACGACTGTATTATACATTGAGTTATCCCCTCtttttaaagtaatataaaaagaTTGTTAATATTGTTCACAATCATTCGCTATATATTTGTGACACATTCAGAAAGTGGCTGGAAAACTGGGCTAATACAAAACATTTCAAAAGCGCGTGATGTATGGGTCATGAATTTTCCTGATAAGAAAATCGCCCTGGCACATTTAGCATCAAAAAACCTTGCCACTCGGAACCGTTCCTCATATCGCTTTAACTCATTTATTGATCTAATTGATATAGGGGGAGATGAGAACATGAAGTAGCACAGTTCACCGCTGCGCTCATCAAACCTGTTCAAGTTTATTTTGCAACTGAGTGTATAGTACATATACTAGACCTAACAGTTGTTTTCTCACAATCGGATCGCTTGGCTGATGACTAACTGTAATTAAATATGATTCGACTTCAATGCTTTTCAGAAGTCGGCAAATAGTTAATGTGTAGAAACATACActttttatgaaattatttaaaagagGAAACAAGGAGAGCTTAGGCAAAAgaacagaaaacttatttgtgATGCTTTGTATTGGTTCACCTAAGATGAACCATAATTTTAGGCAAGTTTCCCTCGACTTTGGTGCAATTGCAAGTGACACTTATTCTCTTTATGATTCCGGCAGTTACAAGAATCGCCAAACTTAGTGCCTCACTTCTAAATATCTTGACTGTGCTGCTTTTGTATGCAAATAAAGGCATTATTTGCAACTATGCATTGCTATTGGTACTTCTTAAAAATTGATTTAGTATTTGTGTTGGTAATCATGAATTATAGGAACAATATTGAGGTAGGTTTGCACATGATGACAACTTATGATCACTATCTTAACCAAATTAGTAAATGTGACTAGcatttaaaatctttttgaGTCACATAGAGTTTTTATGAATGAGAAGGATGAAGCGTCAAACGCTTTTGactaaataataaatgaaaacatAAGGCTCTGTCGAATGCGTTGCACTAAAGAGCTAATAAggttaaacttttttattattcggaAGTTTTCACCGTAACATAAAAGAATTTAATGAGGAGATGATGGCATTTTTTTCACTTGCCTCTCGGATATTTGCCAGGATCCACAACAGTCGCCATGATGAAATTTGAAAGAACGACAAAGAAGAGGATGAGATCATATATAAGGAGGCCGATATTGCCCTTCCATAAGCATTGACCTCTACAAAACCAACAGAAGATTGTCTGAATTCTTACTGGCTGATTCAACACTATATTACAGGTATTCATGCATAAAATACCCAAACCTACAAGCTATATGCTACTATTGGAAAAGGTTAGTTTATATATATCGCCATCAATATATAATGAATGACTATGTATTAAGGGTTATCTTTTAATCTTTTTGAGTTTCTGGTAGTTTCATGCATCCATTTTTAGCATGCTGTGGTGTAGAGTTGAACCACTTTAAAAAACCTAGTGAACACGGCATATATGAAACTGGTAGCAACTGAAGAAGAAAAGTAGACCTCCATTCTTAATCATTAATTTATTACTGTTCCTTAAATTTGTAGAACAATACTGTTTAATCATTTCTGGTTTGTCCACTGgctttgtatatatacatacatgcaatAAGTAGGCGCGGGTTTACACTAATACTGATGTTGATTTgcaataacttttttttaatttgtttgcaTCTATGAGCTAAAAAATATCTGATGTATCCTACTGTAAGTGTTGCGCACATGCATTCAGTTGGCCTCATTTGACGCGACTGAGCAGATAGTAGCTATGTGAATACCTACGCTGAGGTGTTATCTCACACCTGTTGTTAAAAAAGCACAAACCCGACATGGAAAATTTTTGTATGTGCGCAAGCAGCATTCTTTTCATGTGACTGGAGCAAGATTTGCAATTTTTAGTGTCTTGTACTCTGTATCATACTTGAAGTTTAGTTTCTTAACCTTGCACACATATAAGCCGAGTTGGTTTTGATATTTCTTGCGTGAAAATCTTGATTTAAGTTTGGTTTTGCATAATCCtagatatttttttcaatttagttgCTGCTTTTAAAACCCTTGCCCGCTAAGCTGCTTACATATAAACAGCTGTTATTGAGTGGGCATTTCTTGTCGTTAAGTCAATGAACGACAAAATTCTTTGATAATGTATTTGAGCCATGACAGGAATCTCAATTAGATCATATAATCACAAAAAGACTTGAGGTTTTAAATATTGCATTAATAACTAGCATACTGATGAACAAACGATTTTAACATTGTCtattctaaaaataaaacataaaaaaaacaatgacGGTATACCTATCTAATACATAATGGGTGGTCACCACAAACACcgatattttctttttcaaacaAATACTCACGGGAAAGCAAAAAATATTCCTGTCAGCCCAATGGTTAAAGACCAAGCAGCAATAGCTGGAAGAAACCTTGTAACACGAGCCATGTGTATGATAGGGGTTGCTATGGGCTCGACATGGATTCAGTAGGAAGATACCTGAATGGGTGATAGCATAGATTAAACAATTCTATggtataaataaaaaagaaataagaAACACCAGCATAATAGACAATAATAAGTTTAATTTGTACATAAgttaactaaaatatttaaacatttgtaAATTAGACTATTTAGAGGCAATCTTGAAAAATTAAGGCGACTATCCTATACACTTCTAGTTACAATGTAAccaaaaattcacaataatcaAGAGCATCACAGGTAGTTAACATGTACCTAACACCTTTAGGCAATTTTACCAAAAGGTATGTTTGGTCATTCAACCACATGTAGCGCAAACTCTTTTTGTACAAAATGCAGATGTACTAGGGGGCAAGACTAATAAAAAACATGAATATACtcccaaaatattttcaatagaGCAAATAATAACTGAGGACAAAACAAAACTAGCTATAAAggataaaatatgtttatattaaatacatacaaacaggATTTACTATTGACAACACTCTACGTCGATAATTATAGTTCTACcattcaccaatgacatccctATCTGCAGAAgtaatgtaaaaaattaaagaaGTAAATGAAATATATGCAGTGGCTTTTCATGTTTTGATTCCAAAACCAAACTCTGTCAACCAAACATATTTATTACTTGACTGTTCTTAGAAGAATAAACCGCCAaacatttacataatttttttctattgcaACTGAAAATGGAGAAAAAACAAacgataaaaacaacaaaaagtagAGTAAAAATAAGCAGTGCTGACTGGAAATAGCTGGAACAATATAATTTGACTTGTGACAACAGACAGAGGTACATCATCCAGTCATTTGTTGTTGTTTCAACTATCAGAAAAGTATTACCGCCTTCCACAACTACTACCTCTCACACAAGTTTTCTTATGACTTGAAAACTCAACATGGACGATATGAAGCGCAGTTTAACATTAGTTGACGGATGCTGAACCAAATTATCTCAAGAACTGCACACAGACACTGACTTTAAAACTGATGTTTTGAGAAACTGCAGATATTACACAGTACGTATGTTAGAAACTGCAGATATTACACAGTACGTATGTTAGAAACTGCAGATATTACACAGTACATATGTTAGAAACTGTAGATATTACACAGTACGTATGTTAGAAACTGCAGATATTACACAGTACGTATGTTAGAAACTGCAGATATTACACAGTACATATGTTAGAAACTGTAGATATTACACAGTACGTATGTTAGAAACTGCAGATATTACACAGTACGTATGTTAGAAACTGCAGATATTACACAGTATGTATGTTAGAAACTGCTATTGCggaaaatatttgctcaaattttaggTCAAATACTAAAAAATGAATATGCCAAGGGTGATCTTACGTCCAATCTTTACTGCATTCTAAAAATCCTTAGcattgcaataataataataaaataccatCAATTGAAAATACCatttataaaacttattttcttCACTAACATTATGTTCATCCTAAACAAGACTTTACAAAAACATTAGATACAAAAACAGATGgcaataatatattgtaactgCAGTTTTCAGCTAGCCAATTTGATagcagcaataataataatatcaatactGATTATTGACCTACTCTACTGCAGGTGCAGAGACATGACAAATGATTAAAAGATAATCCATGAAAAAGCTAAACTAATTTACAGTGGGGTGAAAAATAAACTGAACCCTCTCAATTCATTGAACAAATTTCCCAAACTTATTCATAATTTGTTGTACCCGTCTTTATAAGTAGTAAACAAACAGATTCAAAATCTTGTCAAGATTTTGAATATCCCATTCAATAATGTGTAAGATGCGCACAAATCAAACTTGAAAGTTTCTTGAAACAGTGTAATAAAAATGATTGGATTACATATCACCAGGTTTTATGAGATGATTTATTGTTTCTAAAATTTACGTATACATCAATGTTCTAGAAAAGAAACTGAGGCCAACCATCAGGGACAAAATGAATGATTGGCTGTTTCAAGATGACAACGCACCaggtgtgatcatatctgtacagattgtttTTTCAACCATAAAAAGGAAATGCTAAGAATTTGCACATACTCattcaaaaacatgattttactGCTGCTTGGTTTACATACTTGAAATCAAGACACAATGAGGATcgatttaatatataatttatggctattgacttaattcacaatgagtagcaatgttgtaaatgagaatttagttttccaacaaagggTCAAGTTCACTTTGCGCACCACTGTAACTTGAAAGTTGCTTTTTCCACTAGTTTTAGCAAATTGAATATACTTTGCTTTTATACACCTTCGCTTTTTATACACCTTTTTTAACACTATCCTAACAGGAATGTTTGGAGTAACAACTTatgaaaaaatttttgttgaacttttttaatacaaaatgaAATTTGAGCATTTGATTTTGTCTCGACATACCGGTATGTAGTAATTTCCAACATGAACTGTCCAAAATTTCCCCAAAACGTTACCGTTTTGCAAAAGCTGAAAAAATCAgcgtatttttattattcactCTACAAAAAACCTATTCATTGTTGAGCCAACACTTCTGTTCATGAATCTCCTAGTTTAAGTACCAATAATATCATACCTTTTTACTgactatttatattattaatttagttttaacatataatttaggtTTTCACATTTAGTTGtgtacatagttttatataacatGTTTTAATGCTATAGCAAACTAAATGTGATGATCGCCTTTATAAattttggattcgctttccctGTTACTTGCTCTCTTATTTATCATGATTCAATTGTTCCAAAATGTGCAATGCTCATAATTAGAAAGACTAGGTACAAATCTTCTTGTTGTAGCAGCTATTAATAAAGTATATTACACATAATTCTGGTTTTATGTTGTCACCACTAAAAATGGGTGTTCGGGTTGCCTTGTTCAATACGTTCTATTATGAATTGAGCTCAAGAACCAGAAAAACTTATTCCGCACTCATTCCTAGCCCTCAGGCTTAGATAAGACCTCAGGTGGAAACAAGATTGCTAGATATGTAGTAGAGCAATCCAGCAATTGTGGAGTAGGCTGTCTGGCCAGAGTGTCTGGCGACTGTCTACTCCAGAGTAATGATAGCTGGTATGTCCGGTCATAGCATCCGGTAGCTATTCACTCCACAGGCTTCAAGTAGCCTACTTTtgaaaaacgaacatttttggcAAAGACTGACTGATCCTTGGCGTCAAAAAGAATAGTGTTGCAAGCAGAAAGTTGTCTCCCAAATGTGCAAATACTACataaaaatacaatgtattGTTATAAGAATATTTGTTCCAGCATACAACAGTTTTTATATACTAAACAAATATCGGAAAGGATTACCTTCGTGTGTCGAGGTGCGACTTTATTCTCAATTCAGGAATTACATCCTTGTTAGATGGTAGTCTATAAAATCAGGCAATTTGAGATGAATTAAAAATGCTTTGGGGtgcttttctttaaaaattcGTCGCAAAAAGAgtcatgatattttttaacacaCAAATGATGGCTTAGGCAAACCTTGGTTGATGAATATAGTTGACATTTGAGTTGGTTGTTTCACCTGCTTTAATGAAAAACTGAAGGTAAGGAAAATAATGACTGCTTGTGGGTAAACCGTGATAAATAATGTCTGATGATATGTGTATGAACTTATTTAGGACATTAACTTGGTtgataaaatgaacaatttatGGTTTAACCAGATATAAAATGTTTAGGAACAAATTACGCCAGTTTGGAAAGTCTACATGTACAGTGTTTAAAAGTCATTTGCTAACTGGATGTTATAACacttttggaaaaaaattaatGACCTCACACTAAAATATAATACCAAATTCTTTTTTCTACTCCTGCAACtatctttttaaattattcAAACTGGGCCAATCATTCCCATTCAGTCCATAATTACTCCATAATTATTTCTCTATAAGGGAATGTGAGTGAGCATTGCTAGTTACAATTTAACACTTGCTGTAATCACGTGATGACCAGTGATTTGCTATTGCTATCACCAGTCTCTAAGGTTAACATAGGAATAGCATTTCAGCATGTTACGAGATATTTTGAGTTAGTAGACTATATTAGAGTATGGTGATATTGGCGCTAGTTAAGGCTCATAACCTTTGATCCTATCCCCTATATTATCTTAGTCTTTTTTACTGAACTAACAACATGTTAAGCTCACCATGGAAAGGCTTTTGGCCGTTTGAAACTAAGTTTGAGAAATTAATGTCTGGGATTCAGCAAAATGGTATGTTACAAACATTAACAAAGATCCAATTGAACTTTATTGCTGTCATGAACATGCATGACTCGTAGGTCATGCATCGTAGGATATGCATATATGAATATCAGGAATACAAGGGCCAGGCCAGGGAGAACCATATGCGAGGCGTGATCAGAATCTAAATTAAGTTCGTGTTTTTAATGTACTTGTACATTACGCACGCTCCAACTGAGGCTGTTGTAGGCTGTCTGGCAAGATCACAATTATTAAAGATAACGTACAATTAACTAATACTATTACAATCAGTGGTTGTTCACAAGATCAAACAAGAATATATTTTGCTACCAAGCACTAAAGAAATTTTTCTGGCGACTGATATCGAATACTAAAACACCAACAAACAGTTATAGCATAGTTAATCAACTAATTACATTAATACACGTTTGGTAGTATAAATGATGTAGCTTTTAACAGTTAATTAAAAGCAATAACTTACCAAGCAAATACGACTAGTAAAAACTGAAAGCGATAGGAGGGATTTGACGTAGACAACGAAAATTCTAAAACGCTACCCGCGGAAAAGGAAACGCTAGTTATACGGGAGCTTGCTAGGCACTCTCATTAGTCGCTGCAAAGTTTCGAAATTCTGGATAAAACaagtttattaatattttggtaCACATTggtaaaatattgttaaaaataattaaatatgtttttatatttgttttaaatttaatttgaatCAGATAAATGTTTTGATAATAAATTCTTCTTTTCGCAATCTTTTAATAATGTTGTTGACAAAATAGTTTAGTAAACCACTGTCACAACTTTTTGTTACTACGCTCAGTTTCTAATTCTCTGGTTACGTTCCACTTACGTAAACATATACGCAGTACAGTATTATTGACTTCGATGAACGCGATACTTTTAGTCGAATGTCGAACGTTTAGCTTACGCGCCCACGGTTTCTTTTGTCGGCTGATCACTTTGTAAATACAGTTgtaatttaattgtttgttcACAAACTAAAATCGTAGTGTTAAAGCGCACGGATTTCACTAGACAGATAGTCACGCTCAAGGTCATATTTCTAGCTGGTGCTCAAGTACGATTCTCTATATaatcatacatattttaaatatactCTCTTCTATGTTCAGATGGCAGTTTTCAAGTTTATGAAAACCAGTCTCATCAAAAACTGGAAGTTTTCATACTGACGTAGTGGACTAATACACATTATCACAAAATATATCACTTCGATTTAAACTACGAAGGTGCTGACATTGTTGTGTCATAAAGGTTGTTTCACCGCCGATCGTTCTTGTGAGTTGAAGGTGTCACTCAAGTAAGTTACACGCATGGGCTGGTCCACTTTCAACGCTTGATTTTCATTGAGATTTGaacaacattttttatgataaatcaATATTCATTTAAATTCAGTAAACATTAGGAGATTTATGTGGTGCAAGATACTGGGGTAATACTGGAAGTGAGTTACACTTTTTTTCCTGCTTTAATAATGAATGTTGGTAATGCTGAGTGTTTTCAAAAGGTGATCACATATTAGTGTGGGTGTCTGAGATTTTATGCTGGTTTCAGTCTCTGACTGAAACTGGTATTACTAAGCATGTTCTAGCGAGAGGTGGCAAGGTTAGGGTTTTCAAATGACTGGTCGTACTAGTCTTGTGATTTGCGCATCTGATGCTGCATATATTGGGTGCACAATTCTTCATCATGTTCAAAGCCTTCTTGGCTGTTTTCCATACCAATTCTCATGTGCGAGCTTTCAGTAAGCCCTGGTTTTGCTTTATAATGCTGCGGTCACAATTTTTCTTGTGAAGATACTTTGTGGATGATAGTTTGCTGGCAACACAAACTCTCCGGGGATAGTTTTATTAACATCAGTTTTCTGAATGTGATCAGTGTATATCAGTTTATAATAGGCTACTGTGTAATTCCTGTAGGTTCGATGTCATAGATGGTGTGTTCAATCCATGATGTCTGTATTTTAGTTATGTTTTAATTTTGGTCGAACATAAAATGATGAAATTTGTTGAGGTAAAATTTTTTTGTGCTGTTCATCTTCCCAACTTAGCAATAAGTATACCTTACTTAACACTTTAGTGGTGTTATTCGGGTCATTATATATATGGTTGTGTCATCAGCAAACAAGCTCAGGTCAGAGGTGATTTTGGTTAGTACGTCATTTATGCCGAAGAAAAAAAAGATCGGCCAATGACAAACACTTAAGGCATGCCAAATGTGACTTTGGCCTCTGCTGAGTTGTACCCTTCTATAAAACTCTCCAAGTGTGGTTGCTCAGTCATGATTTAAATCAGGCTATGACTTGGTAGGGGGGGGGTATCATACATAAACATAACATCTGTTTAGAGGTTTGTGGTGGTCGACCTTTTTAAGTATTTTCTAAAGTTCATGATAAGTGCATCTGTCGGAACACTTTTATCTAGCCAATAGCAGCTACAAGCCGACCAGTTGTTCCTGAACGCTTCTACTTTTTTGTGAGCCTTG
The genomic region above belongs to Watersipora subatra chromosome 1, tzWatSuba1.1, whole genome shotgun sequence and contains:
- the LOC137393536 gene encoding palmitoyltransferase ZDHHC5-A-like isoform X2, which translates into the protein MARVTRFLPAIAAWSLTIGLTGIFFAFPCLYVSSLGNIGLLIYDLILFFVVLSNFIMATVVDPGKYPRATEDQSVDDQRAPLHKTVDINGVNVRMKWCTTCLFYRPPRCSHCSVCDYCIDRFDHHCPWVNNCIGSRNYRYFFTFLISLTLHMFSVLALSSFCLYHSLNGKTYNLPGPIITTILVILVVLLLIPVTGLLGFHVFLISKGRTTNEQVTGKFKAGVNPFTRSCNTNWLMLFFGPRLPRLLGRKEKKVLFENVGLMMEQGVVIREGEVSVEQVHVSTESPNNNGIPAGRVHLYSKLQSANAVEDTRSITSSIVSEMRVSKFTRTSSMNNLLPEDQLSVMETSTSLPSDGALPPKDGKRCSTSSSNRNSAENHSHNGPFVSSQHSSSTELSHIQTGPSAS
- the LOC137393536 gene encoding palmitoyltransferase ZDHHC8B-like isoform X1, encoding MARVTRFLPAIAAWSLTIGLTGIFFAFPGQCLWKGNIGLLIYDLILFFVVLSNFIMATVVDPGKYPRATEDQSVDDQRAPLHKTVDINGVNVRMKWCTTCLFYRPPRCSHCSVCDYCIDRFDHHCPWVNNCIGSRNYRYFFTFLISLTLHMFSVLALSSFCLYHSLNGKTYNLPGPIITTILVILVVLLLIPVTGLLGFHVFLISKGRTTNEQVTGKFKAGVNPFTRSCNTNWLMLFFGPRLPRLLGRKEKKVLFENVGLMMEQGVVIREGEVSVEQVHVSTESPNNNGIPAGRVHLYSKLQSANAVEDTRSITSSIVSEMRVSKFTRTSSMNNLLPEDQLSVMETSTSLPSDGALPPKDGKRCSTSSSNRNSAENHSHNGPFVSSQHSSSTELSHIQTGPSAS